The Deltaproteobacteria bacterium DNA segment TGTGCAAAAGCGTCCGTTGCGGGCATGTGCAGACGACGAAGCATTGGCGGCGACGGTGGCGGCCATGCCGAACATTCCCCGCAGTTGTTTGAAAGGGAGCAGCGGATGTTGACTCAATTCGGTCTCACCCACTTCAAGAGTTATGACGACGAAGCAGTTTTGGTGTTCGGGCGGGACTCGCCCCTGAGCGTGCTCATCGGTGCGAACGCCTCCGGAAAGAGTAATCTCCTTGAAGGGCTCCGCCTGTTGTCCACCATCGTCCGCGGCGCGCAACTCCACACGATTCGTCCCGGTCAAATCGGTGGCAGTCTACGCGGTCCTCTGACCGGTCTCGGCTTTGGCGGCAGTCGAGTCTTCTCGTTTCACTGCCAGACGAACTTCGAGGATTACCCCGACTATAGGATCACATTGGAGTTGCGGGACGAAGACAGGCTTCATATTCGAGACGAAAGAATAGAAGGTTCCGGCACGGTTGTTCCACTCTTCGAGGTGGTATCGCCTGCAAGCGGTGTCACCAGTGATATCGAGGTAGCCTACGACAACTTTGCGCGCGGCGGAAAAAAGCCACGGATTCGGTGTACGGATCAGATGTCGGTCCTCGCGCAACTGCAAAATCCCGCGCCATTCCCTGCTACTCACAAGAAGGCCCGAGAGACAGTGCCCAAGTTCGCGCGCTGTTACCAGAACTTGTTGGAAAACATCATTTTTCTGGATCCGCGGCCCGAGGGAATGCGTGGCTACAGTTACCGCAACGAAGTTTCGCTGTCGGAGAACGGGAATAATCTCTCAGGCGTGCTGTATAATCTCTGCCGCAAAGAGGGATCGAAAGCCAGGGTGCTGGCATTCGTTCGGGATTTGCCGGAACAAAACATTGAGGACATCGTCTTCCTTGACACACCACGCGGCGACGTGATGGTAGCGCTGAAGGAAACGTTCGGGGGAACGGCGACACAGTACGACGCTTCGCAGTTGTCGGACGGAACACTGCGTATACTCGCAGTGGCGAGTGCCGTACTGTCGGCGCCTGAGAACGGCATTGTGGTGGTGGAAGAAATCGACAACGGCGTTCACCCCAGCCGCGTCGAGACTCTCCTTGAACGCATTGCTCAGGTTGCGACAGACCGACGGTTGCAGATATTGATCACCACCCACAATCCCGCATTGCTGGACGCGTTGCCTAGTATCGCAGTCCCGCAGGTGGTGTTCTGTTACAGGGACAAGGTGTCTGGGTCGAGTCGCCTGATCCGGCTGGAGGACATCCCGGACTATCCGAAGCTGGTGATACAAGGCCCGCTGGGACGGCTCTTGACGACTCGTGCGCTTGACAGTTTCGTGAAACATCGACTCTCCAGCGACGAACTGAAGCGACAGGCTCTTGCGTGGGTTGAGGAACACCTGCGCGACGTGTGAGGACACACGGATGGCGGATATTTTCCTTGTCGATACATCGATATTTGTGGAAATACTCA contains these protein-coding regions:
- a CDS encoding AAA family ATPase; the protein is MLTQFGLTHFKSYDDEAVLVFGRDSPLSVLIGANASGKSNLLEGLRLLSTIVRGAQLHTIRPGQIGGSLRGPLTGLGFGGSRVFSFHCQTNFEDYPDYRITLELRDEDRLHIRDERIEGSGTVVPLFEVVSPASGVTSDIEVAYDNFARGGKKPRIRCTDQMSVLAQLQNPAPFPATHKKARETVPKFARCYQNLLENIIFLDPRPEGMRGYSYRNEVSLSENGNNLSGVLYNLCRKEGSKARVLAFVRDLPEQNIEDIVFLDTPRGDVMVALKETFGGTATQYDASQLSDGTLRILAVASAVLSAPENGIVVVEEIDNGVHPSRVETLLERIAQVATDRRLQILITTHNPALLDALPSIAVPQVVFCYRDKVSGSSRLIRLEDIPDYPKLVIQGPLGRLLTTRALDSFVKHRLSSDELKRQALAWVEEHLRDV